The following proteins come from a genomic window of Panicum hallii strain FIL2 chromosome 8, PHallii_v3.1, whole genome shotgun sequence:
- the LOC112903290 gene encoding uncharacterized protein LOC112903290, giving the protein MDPAGTSKSSNPRAEESTREERSSELGRAVIDLPTVEALSLSDRPLLSASDSSFIPQSTEEKPPKDSDADKEESMRLMREYYVKNPPTSLEQAIDELLAVEHATLTALAAEWGTEPPPPRKPFPVDQETQSLEAEEHASAAVAQPESINPRQPSHEASMEEIIENGKRWMHDEVMMCFRKYAERPYRMLEGQFDELCHQCCNNVEDHYKVFHHYNFKVKTREPDSADWTVRLYFAEVKEMFGRKYYFCWPLQPIEDGPCYACMKQGVEDLRHPAIAGCYEMGFTDATLFGYAED; this is encoded by the exons ATGGATCCTGCTGGGACATCAAAGTCCTCCAACCCACG GGCAGAGGAGTCTACCCGTGAGGAGAGAAGCAGTGAACTTGGTAGGGCAGTTATAGATTTGCCAACAGTTGAGGCGTTATCATTGAGTGACCGCCCACTCCTGTCCGCGAGTGACTCATCTTTTATACCTCAATCAACTGAGGAGAAGCCCCCAAAAGATTCAGATGCTGA CAAGGAAGAATCAATGCGTTTGATGAGAGAATACTATGTCAAGAATCCTCCTACCAGCCTCGAGCAGGCTATTGATGAACTTTTAGCTGTTGAACATGCTACCCTTACTGCCCTAGCTGCTGAGTGGGGTACAGAGCCACCACCACCAAGAAAACCATTCCCAGTTGATCAGGAAACCCAATCACTTGAGGCAGAAGAACATGCTTCTGCTGCAGTTGCTCAGCCTGAGAGTATAAATCCAAGACAACCAAG CCATGAAGCTTCAATGGAAGAAATTATTGAGAACGGAAAGAGATGGATGCATGATGAGGTGATGATGTGTTTTAGAAAATATGCAGAGAGGCCGTACAGG ATGCTTGAAGGCCAATTTGATGAACTTTGCCATCAGTGTTGTAATAATGTAGAGGATCATTACAAAGTCTTTCACCATTACAACTTCAAAGTTAAGACGAGAGAACCTGATTCAGCGGATTGGACGGTGAGATTATACTTTGCTGAAGTGAAAGAGATGTTTGGGAGAAAGTACTATTTTTGCTGGCCCCTACAACCAATTGAAGACG GTCCTTGTTATGCATGCATGAAGCAAGGAGTGGAAGACTTGAGGCACCCTGCAATAGCGGGTTGTTATGAAATGGGCTTCACTGATGCTACCTTGTTTGGGTATGCAGAAGATTGA